In the genome of Limisphaerales bacterium, one region contains:
- a CDS encoding ribosomal protein L7/L12, producing MRYSIKLGNYCDDQNQPKPKRKRNWEQKVTGPPDMSIRYHNSKGEEKTFEGWRKTIEVTGNHMNILVAPDKIRIALNQDRILNQDELGPLPEPGKDFEEGSDYDHSLFRYRGPEAERCPECAYLFLVEQNEKQHCPYCKQDFTPQQLGWSGDAAIGYRNHEGEHKVFNAVWNSITSKGNTISVRVEPTFQRITLTRERMIADKAIRYRNFRGEEKEFEALACSMQPSNAHMNVWVAPTFTRIALKQDNILEQRDLQTAAPPLTEEPITPVLEEPVEPEPEPVTTEPATVNVVITAIGMTSYEATKVLQAARPDLGAFDVYGMLRDFPKVAAENLPRAEAEKIKQDLESAGCTVELK from the coding sequence ATGCGTTACAGCATAAAACTAGGCAATTACTGCGACGACCAAAACCAACCCAAACCCAAACGTAAGCGCAACTGGGAGCAAAAAGTCACCGGTCCGCCCGATATGTCCATCCGCTACCACAATTCCAAAGGGGAGGAAAAAACCTTTGAGGGCTGGCGCAAAACGATTGAGGTGACGGGCAATCACATGAACATTTTGGTGGCACCGGACAAGATCCGCATTGCGCTCAATCAGGATCGTATTCTCAATCAGGATGAATTGGGCCCCCTCCCGGAACCCGGGAAAGACTTCGAAGAAGGATCCGATTACGATCACTCCCTCTTCCGCTATCGCGGTCCGGAAGCGGAGCGGTGTCCTGAATGCGCGTATCTGTTTCTCGTTGAGCAAAACGAAAAACAGCACTGCCCCTATTGCAAACAAGATTTCACCCCGCAACAACTCGGCTGGAGCGGGGACGCGGCCATCGGCTACCGCAATCACGAAGGCGAACACAAGGTGTTCAACGCCGTGTGGAATTCCATCACCTCCAAAGGCAACACCATCAGCGTGCGCGTGGAGCCCACTTTCCAGCGCATCACGCTCACGCGCGAACGGATGATCGCTGACAAGGCCATCCGCTATCGCAACTTTCGCGGCGAGGAAAAAGAATTCGAGGCCCTCGCCTGTTCCATGCAGCCGTCGAACGCGCACATGAATGTTTGGGTGGCCCCCACCTTCACGCGCATCGCGCTGAAACAGGATAACATTTTAGAGCAACGCGATTTGCAAACGGCAGCACCACCGCTCACTGAAGAACCAATCACACCGGTGTTGGAAGAGCCTGTGGAGCCGGAACCCGAACCAGTGACCACAGAACCGGCCACGGTGAATGTCGTTATCACCGCCATTGGGATGACCTCGTACGAAGCCACAAAAGTGCTGCAGGCCGCGCGGCCGGATTTGGGCGCGTTTGACGTGTACGGCATGCTCCGCGATTTTCCCAAGGTGGCGGCGGAAAACCTCCCACGGGCTGAGGCGGAGAAAATTAAACAAGACCTCGAATCCGCCGGTTGCACGGTGGAGTTAAAATAA
- the nadA gene encoding quinolinate synthase NadA: MSVATPTDALSQEIAELKQQLNAIILVHNYQVPEIQDIGDYVGDSLGLAQQAADTDADVIVFCGVHFMAETAKILSPEKTVVLPDRDAGCSLEESCPPNKLRELQATNPNFFTVTYVNCSAEVKALSDVICTSGNAQKIVEQCPPEKDLLFVPDENLGQWVMEQTGRPMTLWQGNCYVHVEWTHAAITKIRNEYPDAPVVAHPECTKAVRILADEVCSTEKMVHYCRAAESDAVIIATEAGMLHRLQKECPDKKFIPAPTEKCACNECHFMKMNTLEKVRNCMRDLTPQVELSPEIIQRAKLPIERMLEWTAR; encoded by the coding sequence ATGTCAGTCGCCACACCCACGGACGCGTTGTCGCAGGAAATCGCTGAGCTAAAGCAACAGCTCAACGCCATCATCCTCGTGCACAATTATCAAGTGCCGGAAATTCAGGATATCGGCGATTACGTGGGCGATTCGCTGGGGCTCGCGCAACAGGCGGCCGATACGGATGCGGACGTTATCGTGTTCTGCGGCGTGCATTTTATGGCTGAGACGGCCAAGATACTTTCGCCCGAAAAAACCGTGGTGCTGCCCGATCGCGATGCGGGCTGTTCGTTGGAAGAAAGTTGTCCGCCCAACAAACTGCGCGAGCTGCAGGCCACAAATCCAAATTTTTTCACCGTCACTTATGTAAACTGCAGCGCCGAAGTGAAGGCGCTCTCCGATGTCATTTGCACCAGCGGCAACGCCCAAAAAATCGTCGAGCAATGTCCGCCCGAAAAAGATTTGCTGTTTGTGCCCGACGAAAATCTCGGCCAATGGGTGATGGAACAAACCGGTCGTCCGATGACCTTGTGGCAGGGCAACTGTTACGTGCACGTCGAGTGGACGCACGCCGCCATCACCAAAATCCGAAACGAATATCCAGACGCCCCCGTTGTCGCCCATCCTGAGTGCACCAAAGCCGTCCGCATCCTTGCCGACGAAGTGTGTTCCACCGAAAAAATGGTGCACTACTGTCGCGCCGCCGAGAGCGACGCGGTCATCATCGCCACCGAAGCCGGGATGCTGCATCGTTTGCAAAAGGAATGCCCCGACAAAAAATTCATCCCCGCTCCCACCGAAAAATGCGCCTGCAACGAGTGCCACTTCATGAAAATGAACACCCTCGAAAAAGTAAGAAACTGCATGCGCGACCTCACCCCGCAAGTCGAGCTTTCCCCCGAAATCATCCAACGCGCCAAGCTCCCCATCGAGCGGATGCTGGAGTGGACGGCGCGGTAA
- a CDS encoding alpha/beta hydrolase encodes MNRYLIFFAALYLSTTLFAAERLDRLNLLQFRDAKGVVQPVKTPADWELRRTEILKGMVAVMGPVPGKARRVRLEVKVEEEVDAGKYFRQLITFQSEPGSRTPAYLCIPKSVFIIKGGKAPAVLCLHPTDNKVGHKVVVGLGGREGRAYAAELAERGYVTLSPAYTHLANYWPNLGKLGYVSGTMKAIYDNTRALDLLETLPYVDAKRGFGAIGHSLGGHNAIYTAVLDKRISVLASSCGFDAYPDYYDGAERNWFFGRGWCQIRYMPRLSDYRGRTKEIPFDFPELLGALAPRPLFVHAPLRDSNFRWKSVDVCAKAALPVYKLLGNENGLTIKHPDYNHNFPKDMRESAYKLIDSVLKK; translated from the coding sequence ATGAACCGTTATTTGATTTTCTTCGCGGCACTGTACCTTTCAACAACCCTCTTCGCCGCCGAGCGGTTGGACCGGTTAAATCTTTTGCAATTCCGTGATGCCAAGGGTGTAGTGCAGCCGGTGAAGACTCCGGCGGATTGGGAGCTGCGGCGGACGGAAATTTTGAAGGGGATGGTGGCAGTGATGGGGCCGGTGCCGGGGAAAGCGCGGCGGGTTCGATTGGAGGTGAAGGTGGAGGAGGAAGTGGATGCGGGGAAATATTTTCGGCAGCTCATCACGTTTCAATCCGAGCCGGGCTCGCGCACGCCGGCTTATCTTTGCATTCCGAAATCTGTTTTCATCATCAAGGGCGGCAAGGCACCGGCGGTGCTGTGTTTGCATCCGACGGATAACAAAGTGGGCCACAAAGTAGTGGTCGGACTCGGCGGGCGCGAGGGGCGGGCGTATGCGGCGGAATTGGCGGAGCGCGGTTACGTGACCCTTTCACCGGCGTACACGCATCTCGCCAACTACTGGCCCAACCTCGGCAAGCTCGGCTACGTGAGCGGCACGATGAAGGCGATTTACGACAACACGCGCGCGCTGGATTTGCTGGAAACGCTGCCGTATGTTGACGCCAAGCGCGGCTTCGGCGCGATCGGCCATTCGCTTGGCGGGCACAATGCTATTTATACAGCGGTGTTAGATAAACGAATCAGCGTGCTGGCGAGCAGTTGCGGTTTTGATGCGTATCCGGATTACTACGATGGCGCGGAGCGCAACTGGTTTTTCGGCCGTGGCTGGTGCCAAATCCGTTACATGCCGCGCTTGTCGGATTACCGCGGGCGCACAAAGGAAATCCCCTTTGACTTTCCCGAACTGCTCGGCGCACTGGCCCCTCGCCCACTCTTCGTGCACGCGCCTTTGCGCGATTCAAATTTCCGCTGGAAAAGTGTGGACGTTTGCGCCAAGGCAGCCCTGCCCGTTTACAAATTGTTGGGCAACGAAAACGGACTGACCATCAAGCACCCAGATTACAATCACAACTTCCCCAAGGACATGCGCGAATCGGCTTACAAATTGATTGATTCAGTTTTGAAGAAATGA
- a CDS encoding amidohydrolase, which translates to MNSALSRRRFLTSSTTTLAAGCALRDIAAADAPEPIIDIHQHTHYHGRTDEKMLKHQRAMGVTTTILLPSGKPVNRPSTHNGKSNGLAAKTGGNTTVHAMARQHPKEFLFGANEVPDLPDMQKELEKYLKAGAVIIGEQKFKVPCDSKFVWAVAEVAQEFGVPMLLHFQHNTYNLGIDNFHRTLEKFPKVNFIGHAQAWWGNIDKKHVQKINYPQGKVTPGGITDKLLSNHENMFGDLSAGSGLNALIRDEAHTKEFFDRHQNQLLYGSDCADTIGRGPGCQGSRTIAAVRRNSKTKKIERKLLFENAKKLFKI; encoded by the coding sequence ATGAACTCCGCTCTTTCCCGCAGACGTTTTTTGACCTCCTCCACCACTACCCTCGCCGCCGGTTGTGCGCTGCGCGACATTGCCGCTGCGGATGCGCCGGAGCCAATTATTGATATTCACCAGCATACGCATTATCACGGGCGCACGGACGAAAAGATGCTCAAGCATCAGCGGGCCATGGGAGTGACCACGACTATTCTGTTGCCTTCGGGCAAGCCCGTGAATCGCCCTTCCACCCACAATGGCAAAAGCAACGGACTCGCGGCCAAGACCGGTGGCAACACAACGGTGCATGCGATGGCCAGGCAGCATCCAAAGGAGTTTTTGTTTGGAGCCAATGAAGTGCCGGATTTGCCGGATATGCAAAAGGAGTTGGAAAAATATCTCAAGGCCGGCGCGGTAATTATAGGCGAGCAGAAATTCAAGGTGCCGTGCGATTCAAAATTCGTGTGGGCCGTGGCCGAGGTCGCGCAGGAATTCGGCGTGCCGATGCTGCTGCATTTCCAGCACAACACCTACAACCTCGGCATCGATAATTTTCATCGGACGCTGGAGAAATTCCCGAAAGTCAACTTCATCGGCCACGCCCAAGCGTGGTGGGGCAACATCGACAAAAAACACGTTCAAAAAATCAATTACCCGCAAGGCAAAGTCACCCCCGGCGGCATCACCGACAAGCTGCTTTCAAATCATGAAAACATGTTTGGCGATCTCTCCGCCGGTTCCGGCCTTAATGCACTCATCCGAGACGAGGCGCACACCAAGGAATTTTTCGACCGCCACCAAAACCAACTCCTCTACGGCAGCGACTGCGCCGACACCATCGGCCGCGGCCCCGGCTGTCAAGGCAGCCGCACGATTGCCGCCGTCCGCCGCAACAGCAAAACCAAAAAAATCGAACGCAAGTTGCTGTTTGAAAATGCAAAGAAGTTGTTCAAAATTTAA
- a CDS encoding protein kinase: protein MPKPTPTPPEIPGHTLHRQIGAGGYGTVWLAQSNAGTDTGVWRAIKVVRRDAFGSDKPYLRELRAVQAAAPVARETPELATLHETGEGDGWFYCTLDLADNAIADDLDSNSEDFNPENYTPRTLAQQLDTHDRLPFADCLHIAETLATALGALHARGLVHCDVKPSNIIYIAGQPRLADVGLVRTESSAATAVGTAGYVPPEGVGRPAGDLFALGVALYEMATGRDRMEFPSFPTLSGEERTDQLLALNEVIVRACHPEPTRRYPSAEAMAEDLRRLAQGRPLAPQRRPALWAIAAGILLFTAVAWSVLNDSPPENSHDAPAAPAAPAAKLPAPDAPHAGPATLAKNLIGYYPFHGDTRDHSRHGHHAVAQHITWATDRLGIAHGALQMTGRKISRVDVSSFPVNGPGLSFCFWLHPFDTICFNHQLVSHNWANGGAFKAELRNGRLTGSFRSDDGEHEVTIETIRSHAWQHVAFTFTPGENGEAVAWLNGQAIARSPATGRIGASPHPLTLGAQPPGYAGLLENLRIYNRALDAPEMKALHQAESAPPASPRSVDWDFNYQFQSVQNPIALRYLAATNNVKRITEDDGKGITYWAPARDREVGTLTYRFPFGPRRVRRAHFSCWSHSWDFEASQRGNGRGAIALAASRDGKNWTWLHDQLRPQPKWGGAAFYFEDLPAETLGGTNLWLRVQMLTTNLPPDATYSTAHHAESKTIGPAFELKVVFEK from the coding sequence ATGCCCAAGCCAACCCCCACACCGCCTGAAATCCCCGGGCACACGCTGCACCGACAAATCGGCGCGGGTGGCTACGGCACGGTGTGGCTGGCGCAATCCAATGCCGGTACTGACACCGGTGTGTGGCGCGCAATCAAAGTGGTCCGGCGCGACGCCTTCGGCAGTGACAAGCCGTACCTCCGCGAACTCCGTGCCGTGCAGGCCGCCGCGCCCGTTGCGCGAGAGACGCCCGAGCTAGCCACCCTTCACGAAACCGGCGAAGGCGATGGCTGGTTTTACTGCACTCTCGACCTCGCGGACAACGCCATTGCCGACGACCTCGATTCCAATTCGGAGGATTTCAATCCGGAAAATTACACCCCCCGCACCCTCGCCCAGCAACTCGACACCCACGACCGGCTGCCCTTCGCCGACTGTTTGCACATCGCCGAAACCCTCGCCACCGCGCTGGGCGCACTGCACGCGCGCGGCTTGGTGCATTGCGATGTGAAACCCTCCAACATCATTTATATCGCCGGCCAACCGCGCCTCGCTGACGTGGGCCTCGTGCGCACCGAGAGCAGCGCCGCCACCGCCGTGGGCACGGCGGGCTACGTGCCGCCCGAAGGCGTGGGACGGCCCGCCGGCGACCTCTTCGCCCTCGGCGTGGCCCTTTATGAAATGGCCACCGGCCGAGATCGCATGGAGTTTCCGAGCTTCCCCACGCTCTCCGGCGAAGAACGCACCGACCAACTGCTCGCCCTCAATGAAGTCATCGTGCGCGCCTGCCATCCCGAGCCCACCCGCCGCTATCCCTCCGCCGAAGCCATGGCCGAAGACCTCCGCCGCCTCGCCCAAGGCCGGCCGCTCGCCCCGCAACGCCGCCCTGCGCTTTGGGCTATCGCGGCAGGGATTCTCCTGTTCACCGCCGTGGCTTGGAGCGTGCTCAATGATTCCCCACCCGAAAACTCCCACGACGCACCAGCCGCACCAGCCGCACCAGCCGCCAAACTCCCCGCTCCCGACGCTCCCCATGCGGGCCCGGCGACGTTGGCAAAAAATCTAATCGGCTATTACCCCTTCCACGGCGACACCCGCGACCACTCCCGCCACGGCCACCACGCCGTGGCGCAGCACATCACGTGGGCCACCGACCGCCTCGGCATCGCCCACGGCGCGCTGCAAATGACCGGCCGGAAAATTTCCCGCGTGGACGTGTCCTCATTTCCAGTGAACGGCCCGGGCTTGAGCTTCTGTTTTTGGCTGCATCCCTTCGACACGATTTGTTTTAACCATCAACTCGTCAGCCATAACTGGGCCAACGGCGGTGCCTTCAAAGCCGAACTGCGCAACGGCCGACTGACCGGTTCCTTCCGATCCGACGACGGCGAGCACGAAGTCACCATCGAAACCATCCGCTCGCACGCGTGGCAACACGTGGCCTTTACTTTCACCCCCGGCGAAAACGGCGAAGCCGTTGCGTGGCTCAACGGCCAAGCCATCGCCCGCTCGCCCGCCACCGGTCGCATCGGCGCCTCGCCCCACCCGCTCACTCTCGGCGCACAACCGCCCGGCTACGCAGGCTTGCTGGAAAACCTGCGCATTTACAACCGCGCACTCGACGCCCCGGAAATGAAAGCCCTGCACCAGGCCGAGTCCGCCCCGCCCGCCAGCCCACGCTCCGTAGATTGGGATTTCAACTACCAGTTTCAATCCGTGCAAAACCCCATCGCCCTGCGCTACCTCGCCGCCACCAACAACGTAAAACGCATTACGGAAGATGACGGCAAGGGCATCACCTACTGGGCCCCCGCGCGTGATCGCGAAGTGGGCACACTGACTTACCGCTTCCCCTTCGGCCCGCGACGGGTGCGGCGGGCGCATTTCAGTTGCTGGAGCCACAGCTGGGATTTCGAGGCCAGTCAACGCGGCAACGGACGCGGCGCCATAGCCCTCGCCGCCAGCCGCGATGGCAAAAACTGGACGTGGCTGCACGACCAACTCCGCCCGCAACCGAAGTGGGGCGGCGCGGCATTTTACTTTGAGGACCTCCCTGCCGAAACCCTCGGCGGCACCAACCTCTGGCTGCGCGTGCAAATGCTCACCACCAACCTCCCCCCCGACGCCACTTACTCCACCGCCCACCACGCCGAATCCAAAACCATCGGCCCCGCCTTCGAATTGAAAGTGGTTTTTGAAAAGTAA
- a CDS encoding sigma-70 family RNA polymerase sigma factor — MAKPKKKRSRRADRVSTPVALLERLRDSEDFEGWREFMELYQEVVWRFCLKAGLEEEDAADVTQETFVQVARAIHRFQYDPDRASFKTWLLLLARSRIIDHFRRDSRQPTRQRAGAGETDAIEQLPDPESIDPLRDWEAAQLDLLDVAQKRVQRTAAPKQFQMFDLYVNRDWPVEKVAAKLGVSKMQVYLARTRVAKLIRAEVAKVIEEEKS, encoded by the coding sequence ATGGCGAAGCCGAAAAAGAAAAGATCGCGCCGGGCGGATCGGGTCTCCACGCCGGTGGCGTTGCTGGAGCGGTTGCGGGATTCGGAGGATTTCGAGGGGTGGCGGGAGTTTATGGAGTTGTATCAGGAGGTGGTGTGGCGGTTTTGCCTGAAGGCGGGGCTGGAGGAGGAGGATGCGGCGGATGTGACGCAGGAGACGTTCGTGCAGGTGGCGCGGGCAATCCACCGGTTCCAGTACGATCCGGATAGGGCCTCGTTCAAGACGTGGCTGCTGCTGCTGGCGCGCTCGCGGATCATCGACCATTTCCGGCGCGACTCCCGCCAGCCGACCCGCCAACGCGCGGGCGCGGGCGAGACCGACGCCATCGAGCAACTGCCCGACCCCGAAAGCATCGACCCGCTGCGCGACTGGGAAGCCGCGCAGCTAGACCTGCTGGACGTGGCCCAAAAACGCGTGCAACGAACCGCCGCGCCGAAACAGTTTCAGATGTTCGACCTGTACGTGAACCGCGATTGGCCGGTGGAAAAGGTGGCGGCGAAGCTGGGCGTGAGCAAGATGCAAGTGTACCTCGCGCGCACTCGCGTGGCCAAGCTGATCCGCGCCGAGGTGGCCAAGGTGATTGAAGAGGAAAAGAGTTGA
- a CDS encoding DUF4339 domain-containing protein, whose translation MTIHLSRKGQQYGPYTLVQVNHYLEDGTVLPTDDAWAEGMAGWVPVGQIPGVELPGSIAANSIPPPPPPMMAAPFAPIGAPMPAPRTRRTGLIVGIVLGVLGVVLVVGLGQGDEGVEFGKMHRAYHSRIFPMEMETLKELQRLENVRSDREVLAIARDVENNLSMRILALKTIDLNHNEIEGLNDDYIKNCERGLESWGETIRALEAGNDREAEAILERLTKRELDGMIEWVKRFNRLCAKHDLPDLETIMEGIAEGM comes from the coding sequence ATGACCATCCACCTGAGCAGAAAGGGCCAACAATACGGGCCGTACACCTTGGTGCAGGTCAACCACTACTTGGAGGACGGCACGGTACTGCCCACTGATGATGCTTGGGCCGAGGGGATGGCTGGCTGGGTGCCGGTGGGGCAAATCCCCGGAGTGGAGCTGCCCGGGAGCATTGCAGCCAACAGCATCCCGCCCCCGCCGCCACCGATGATGGCGGCGCCTTTTGCGCCCATAGGCGCACCCATGCCGGCCCCCCGCACACGGCGAACTGGATTGATCGTGGGCATCGTGCTGGGCGTGCTGGGAGTTGTGCTGGTGGTGGGGCTGGGGCAGGGGGACGAGGGTGTGGAGTTTGGCAAGATGCACCGAGCGTACCATTCGCGGATTTTTCCTATGGAGATGGAAACGCTCAAGGAATTGCAGCGCCTGGAGAATGTGCGGTCGGACCGCGAGGTCTTGGCCATCGCTCGCGACGTCGAAAACAACCTTTCGATGCGGATTTTGGCCCTGAAAACCATCGACCTGAACCATAATGAAATTGAGGGGTTGAATGACGATTATATCAAAAACTGCGAGCGCGGATTGGAGAGCTGGGGCGAGACGATCCGCGCCCTTGAAGCCGGGAACGATCGCGAAGCCGAAGCCATTCTGGAAAGGCTCACCAAGCGCGAGTTGGACGGCATGATCGAATGGGTCAAGCGTTTCAACCGCCTTTGTGCCAAGCACGACCTGCCAGATCTGGAGACGATCATGGAGGGAATCGCTGAGGGCATGTAA
- a CDS encoding c-type cytochrome, with protein MKPACLLLAVSLSLNAAEPVPDPKELPRIPFTAAKDARGTFTVKEGFELQLAAAEPLVVDPVAMCFDEFGRLFVVEMIGYSERQNEKLGRVRRLVDTNGDGRFDQSTIFAKGLAWPTALFCSNGGVYVGVTPDLFFFKDTDGDGVSDTQKKIFTGFGKARLNVQGIFNSLRWGLDNRIHGATAHNGGDITQPGTDGKPVSLRGRDFSFDPRTREFRAESSTAQHGMSFDDFGRKFVCSNSSHIQAIIYPSRYAGLNPHYALPSQRVSVASDGAAAPVFRLSPDEPWRIVRTRWRVAKAVRGPVEGGGRVSGYFTAATGITIYRGDALGAGFVGNAFIADAGSNLIHRKLLHYDNHVQPVAERPKDEQKREFIASTDNWFRPVQFANAPDGCLYIADMYRETIEHPWSIPLSIKKHLDLNSGNTRGRIWRIAPKNFKPRQRKMPGNMTTAELAATFNQFNGWHRDTAARLIYERQDKSIVPTLEKMQLNANTPEARIHALWALQGLDALKPVHVLRALVASPRHGLIVAEDFLDNKTVAAAVLGLADSNSAAVRFQFALTASRLPNSDEKFQALAFALGRAQGDRWNEAAVMNALTANLGDLFVAINLDPETSATAKLELLKLIGRRNQPREVGKAMEVIAQRPPNAETIMWVNALGKAAGPLAALEKEALRWMTLPVNQKTDAELIPAMQLVARSGYVSAKPALATVARLRNADAVQVAVVRALAQFHEPQVAGDLLALWPRASGRVRAEILAALVTRAGRVTVLLAALETGDVMKGDVPAATITILRGQKDAKLRARAVAIFGAPAKAKTRAQVVKEYLPALALKGDAAKGKIIFAGRCAICHKHGKEGFALGPDLVTIKTTGREKILTNFIDPNREVLASYVAYNISTKGGEEIVGLLGEETTTHVRIKLPLGQQRLLPRAQVKAMRSAGKSIMPEGLEAGLTQEQMADLLEFISTVK; from the coding sequence ATGAAACCCGCATGTTTGCTTTTGGCAGTTTCTCTTTCGTTGAACGCCGCTGAGCCGGTGCCCGATCCCAAGGAATTGCCGCGTATTCCGTTTACGGCGGCGAAAGATGCGCGCGGGACGTTTACGGTGAAGGAGGGCTTCGAGCTGCAGCTCGCGGCGGCCGAGCCGTTGGTGGTGGATCCGGTGGCGATGTGTTTTGATGAATTCGGGCGGTTGTTTGTGGTGGAAATGATTGGCTACTCGGAACGCCAAAACGAAAAGCTCGGGCGTGTTCGGCGGTTGGTGGATACGAATGGCGACGGGCGGTTTGATCAATCGACAATTTTTGCAAAAGGATTGGCGTGGCCGACGGCGTTGTTTTGCAGCAATGGCGGCGTGTACGTGGGAGTGACGCCGGATTTGTTTTTTTTCAAGGACACCGATGGCGATGGCGTTTCGGATACACAGAAAAAAATCTTCACCGGCTTCGGCAAAGCGCGGCTGAATGTGCAGGGAATTTTCAACAGCCTGCGCTGGGGATTGGATAATCGCATCCACGGAGCCACCGCGCATAACGGCGGCGACATCACCCAACCGGGCACCGACGGCAAACCGGTGAGCCTGCGCGGCCGCGATTTTTCATTTGATCCACGCACGCGGGAATTCCGCGCCGAGAGCAGCACCGCGCAGCACGGGATGAGCTTCGACGATTTCGGGCGCAAGTTTGTGTGCAGCAACAGCAGCCACATTCAGGCCATCATTTATCCTTCGCGCTACGCCGGGCTCAACCCGCACTACGCGCTGCCGAGCCAACGCGTGAGCGTGGCGTCCGATGGCGCGGCGGCGCCGGTGTTTCGGCTGAGCCCCGACGAGCCGTGGCGCATCGTTCGCACCCGCTGGCGCGTGGCCAAAGCCGTGCGCGGGCCGGTGGAAGGCGGCGGGCGTGTGTCGGGTTATTTTACGGCGGCCACGGGCATCACCATTTATCGCGGGGATGCTTTGGGCGCCGGCTTCGTGGGTAACGCGTTTATCGCCGATGCCGGCAGCAATCTCATTCACCGCAAGTTATTGCATTACGATAATCACGTGCAACCCGTCGCCGAGCGGCCGAAGGACGAACAAAAGCGCGAGTTCATCGCCTCGACGGATAACTGGTTTCGCCCCGTACAATTCGCCAACGCGCCCGATGGTTGCCTGTATATAGCCGATATGTACCGCGAAACCATCGAGCATCCGTGGTCCATTCCGTTGTCGATCAAGAAACATCTCGACCTCAACAGTGGCAACACCCGTGGACGCATTTGGCGTATCGCGCCGAAAAACTTTAAGCCGCGCCAACGCAAGATGCCTGGAAATATGACCACTGCCGAATTAGCCGCCACGTTCAATCAATTCAACGGCTGGCATCGCGACACCGCGGCACGGTTAATTTACGAACGGCAGGATAAATCCATCGTGCCCACACTGGAGAAAATGCAATTAAATGCCAACACGCCTGAAGCTCGTATCCACGCTCTGTGGGCTCTGCAGGGGTTGGATGCGTTAAAGCCAGTTCACGTGTTGCGGGCATTGGTTGCATCGCCTCGTCACGGGCTGATTGTGGCCGAGGATTTTCTTGATAACAAAACGGTGGCCGCCGCTGTTCTGGGACTGGCCGATTCGAATTCGGCGGCAGTGCGTTTTCAATTTGCGCTCACGGCGTCGCGTCTTCCCAATAGTGATGAAAAATTTCAGGCGTTAGCTTTTGCGCTCGGCCGCGCCCAGGGCGATCGCTGGAATGAAGCGGCGGTGATGAACGCGCTCACCGCCAATCTTGGCGATTTGTTTGTAGCGATAAACCTTGATCCTGAAACTTCCGCCACGGCCAAGCTCGAGTTGCTCAAGCTCATCGGTCGACGCAATCAGCCACGCGAAGTGGGCAAGGCAATGGAGGTAATCGCACAGCGGCCGCCCAATGCCGAAACCATCATGTGGGTCAACGCGCTCGGCAAAGCAGCGGGGCCGTTGGCCGCGTTGGAAAAGGAAGCGCTGCGATGGATGACGTTGCCGGTGAATCAAAAAACCGATGCGGAATTGATTCCCGCGATGCAATTGGTGGCGCGAAGCGGCTATGTTTCGGCAAAGCCTGCTCTCGCAACAGTGGCGCGCCTTCGCAATGCGGATGCCGTGCAAGTGGCAGTGGTGCGTGCGTTGGCACAGTTCCACGAACCGCAAGTGGCGGGCGATTTGCTGGCGTTGTGGCCAAGGGCATCGGGCCGCGTACGTGCGGAGATTTTGGCGGCATTGGTAACGCGGGCCGGGCGGGTGACGGTGTTGCTTGCGGCGTTGGAAACAGGCGACGTGATGAAGGGCGACGTTCCGGCGGCAACAATCACTATTTTGCGCGGGCAAAAAGATGCGAAACTGCGCGCGCGGGCGGTGGCGATTTTTGGCGCACCGGCCAAGGCCAAAACCCGGGCACAAGTGGTCAAGGAATATTTGCCCGCGCTGGCGTTGAAGGGCGATGCGGCGAAAGGGAAAATTATTTTCGCGGGACGTTGCGCGATCTGCCACAAGCACGGCAAGGAAGGGTTCGCGTTGGGGCCGGATTTGGTGACGATTAAAACAACCGGCCGCGAAAAGATCCTGACCAATTTCATCGACCCCAACCGCGAAGTGCTCGCCAGTTATGTGGCGTACAACATCTCAACGAAGGGCGGCGAGGAAATCGTAGGCTTGCTTGGCGAAGAAACTACCACCCACGTGCGCATCAAGCTGCCGCTCGGTCAACAGCGCCTGCTGCCGCGCGCGCAGGTGAAGGCCATGCGCAGTGCCGGGAAATCGATCATGCCCGAAGGCCTCGAAGCGGGCCTCACCCAAGAGCAAATGGCGGATTTGTTGGAATTTATTTCCACGGTGAAGTGA